A stretch of Paenibacillus peoriae DNA encodes these proteins:
- a CDS encoding amino acid ABC transporter permease: protein MSMEYILRIMKPMLEGAQMTVILFFITLILSIPLGFVVTLLAKSRIKPIAWLMHTYIYVIRGTPLLLQLLFFCFGLPMLPVIGEYLVMDRTTAAVLAFVLNYAAYFAEIFRGGMLSIDKGQYEASQVLGLSKSQTLIRVIVPQMVRIALPAVTNEATTLVKDTALLYAVAVPELLHFANTAVNRDFSIVPYVVAAVIYLLLALVLTLFFRALEKRFKFE from the coding sequence ATGAGTATGGAATATATTTTACGAATTATGAAGCCTATGCTTGAAGGGGCACAGATGACGGTTATTTTATTTTTCATCACGCTCATCTTGTCTATTCCATTGGGTTTTGTCGTTACGTTGCTGGCCAAAAGCCGGATTAAGCCAATCGCTTGGCTGATGCACACGTACATTTATGTTATACGCGGCACGCCGCTTTTGCTGCAATTATTGTTCTTTTGTTTTGGTCTGCCGATGTTGCCTGTCATTGGGGAGTATCTGGTAATGGATCGAACAACGGCTGCCGTGCTGGCATTTGTATTGAATTATGCGGCTTATTTTGCAGAAATTTTTAGAGGCGGAATGTTGTCGATTGATAAAGGGCAATACGAGGCTTCGCAAGTGCTGGGCTTGAGCAAGTCGCAGACGCTGATAAGAGTCATTGTGCCGCAAATGGTACGGATCGCTTTGCCTGCGGTAACCAATGAGGCGACAACATTAGTAAAAGATACGGCACTACTGTATGCAGTAGCGGTACCGGAACTGCTGCATTTTGCCAATACGGCTGTAAACCGCGATTTTTCGATTGTACCTTATGTTGTAGCAGCGGTTATTTATTTGTTGTTAGCTTTGGTGCTGACGCTATTCTTCAGGGCGCTGGAAAAACGTTTTAAATTCGAGTAA
- a CDS encoding amino acid ABC transporter ATP-binding protein translates to MNTNAIEVIDLKKSFGKLDVLKRVSFNVKAGEVVAVIGPSGSGKSTMLRSLVHLEDVTGGTIRIHDKALVENGQYAPAGDIKGITTGMGMVFQHFNLFPHLTVQDNLELAPKLVKKVSKAELRRQSAELLAKVGLADKADAYPSRLSGGQKQRVAIARAMMMNPDILLFDEPTSALDPELTGEVLRVIKKLAEENMTMVIVTHEMNFARDVADRVIFMDNGEIAESGTPEQIFGNPQLERTKVFLNRVEA, encoded by the coding sequence ATGAATACTAATGCAATAGAAGTTATCGATTTGAAAAAATCGTTCGGCAAGCTCGACGTTCTGAAAAGAGTGAGCTTTAACGTTAAAGCGGGCGAGGTTGTAGCTGTCATCGGTCCTTCAGGTTCAGGGAAAAGTACCATGCTCCGTAGTTTGGTACACCTGGAAGATGTGACAGGCGGGACGATCCGCATTCATGATAAAGCACTGGTGGAAAATGGTCAGTACGCTCCGGCAGGTGACATTAAGGGCATTACTACCGGTATGGGCATGGTCTTTCAGCATTTTAATCTGTTCCCTCACTTGACGGTGCAGGATAATCTGGAGCTGGCTCCGAAGCTGGTGAAAAAGGTGAGTAAGGCTGAACTGCGCCGCCAAAGCGCTGAGTTGCTGGCTAAAGTCGGTTTGGCAGATAAAGCAGATGCGTATCCATCCCGACTGTCGGGAGGGCAGAAGCAGCGCGTGGCGATCGCCCGGGCAATGATGATGAATCCAGATATTTTGCTGTTCGACGAGCCGACCTCGGCCCTTGATCCCGAGCTGACAGGCGAGGTGCTGCGGGTCATCAAAAAGCTGGCTGAGGAGAATATGACGATGGTCATCGTGACCCACGAGATGAATTTTGCGCGAGATGTGGCGGATCGCGTCATTTTTATGGATAATGGCGAAATTGCAGAATCCGGTACACCGGAGCAGATTTTTGGCAATCCGCAGTTGGAGCGGACGAAGGTGTTTTTGAATCGGGTGGAAGCTTAG
- a CDS encoding radical SAM protein gives MIDRFHIYCHIPFCKKRCPYCYFTAKFSEEEMINLDVMDEYVKALKVDIECTEFPKSAITSIVFGGGTPSLLNESQLDTIINSIRNRITPEQFTHMKFMAYEVSPDTASKETLSIFRRKGFNRVSIGAQSFNNEELKLLGRPYSREKIIKAASLIREIDYDMLNIDLLIGIPGQTQSTVMESIRDTVNIRPEHISVSLFYSSYPGGKEFVERCEKRGKHILALSDKISVYEEVCGFLQQNGYIRVDNTVFSLPDYIFPYEKDAISETEPVLAFGPGSAGYWDNNRVRFTPPYIKNYIELPHSVEEEITVDNYAFTIVWGHLNAYGKIEERTLEQYLGVNFEKVMEMEKDVNILLSVLIQENLVEQQDSAYILKPESLNRAIVLMHYIRDGWGYKLMTAPDEIKN, from the coding sequence ATGATTGATCGTTTTCACATTTATTGTCACATTCCGTTTTGCAAGAAGCGCTGTCCATACTGCTACTTTACAGCCAAATTTTCGGAAGAGGAGATGATTAACCTCGATGTAATGGATGAGTATGTTAAAGCCTTGAAAGTGGACATTGAATGCACTGAATTTCCAAAATCAGCAATCACCTCGATAGTTTTTGGTGGAGGAACCCCATCCCTCCTAAATGAAAGTCAGCTAGACACTATTATAAATTCCATTCGAAATAGGATTACCCCAGAACAATTTACCCACATGAAATTTATGGCGTATGAAGTTTCCCCAGATACCGCATCCAAAGAAACCTTGTCTATTTTCAGGAGAAAAGGATTTAATCGTGTAAGTATCGGTGCCCAGTCTTTTAATAATGAAGAGCTCAAATTGCTGGGACGGCCCTATTCACGAGAAAAAATTATAAAGGCTGCAAGCCTGATCCGAGAAATTGATTACGACATGTTAAATATTGATCTGCTAATCGGAATCCCGGGGCAGACGCAGAGCACGGTCATGGAAAGCATAAGGGATACAGTGAATATACGACCGGAACATATTTCGGTTAGTCTTTTCTACTCCTCTTATCCAGGGGGAAAGGAATTTGTCGAGCGATGCGAGAAAAGAGGAAAACATATTCTAGCATTGTCCGATAAAATCTCAGTTTATGAAGAAGTGTGCGGATTTTTACAACAAAACGGATATATAAGAGTAGATAATACTGTTTTTTCTTTACCAGATTATATATTTCCTTATGAAAAAGATGCTATAAGTGAAACAGAGCCGGTGTTGGCTTTTGGACCCGGATCTGCGGGATATTGGGATAATAATCGTGTACGCTTCACACCTCCTTATATTAAAAATTATATAGAACTTCCACATTCAGTCGAAGAAGAAATTACAGTCGATAATTATGCGTTTACGATTGTATGGGGGCATTTGAATGCCTATGGAAAAATCGAGGAACGAACGTTAGAGCAGTATCTAGGAGTTAATTTTGAAAAAGTAATGGAAATGGAGAAAGATGTTAATATTCTTTTGTCCGTTTTAATTCAAGAAAATCTGGTGGAACAACAAGACTCGGCTTACATATTAAAACCAGAAAGTCTAAATCGCGCGATTGTACTAATGCATTATATAAGGGATGGCTGGGGATACAAGCTCATGACTGCCCCGGATGAAATTAAAAACTAA
- a CDS encoding pyridoxamine 5'-phosphate oxidase family protein: MNQEEYSKWIKNVSIAYLATYDSFNNQPHVRPVDAGTVHNGYIYFSTFSNTDKVEQIRTCENVELTYFGDGAQLRMAGKAKRVSEKKEEDLFLENNPMIKETFSNEKRNQFVLFQVTPHAVRFMGEEDHQYSPVDWKQTDRIGM; encoded by the coding sequence ATGAATCAAGAAGAATATTCAAAATGGATTAAAAACGTTTCTATTGCCTATCTGGCAACGTATGATTCATTCAATAATCAACCTCATGTAAGACCTGTAGATGCGGGGACTGTTCACAACGGATATATATATTTCTCTACCTTCAGCAATACAGATAAGGTTGAACAAATCCGGACGTGTGAGAATGTGGAGCTTACTTATTTTGGAGACGGGGCTCAGCTCAGAATGGCAGGTAAGGCCAAACGGGTGAGTGAAAAGAAGGAAGAAGATCTATTTTTGGAAAACAACCCTATGATAAAAGAAACCTTTAGCAATGAGAAAAGAAATCAGTTTGTATTGTTTCAAGTCACACCCCATGCAGTAAGATTTATGGGCGAGGAAGATCATCAATACTCTCCTGTAGATTGGAAGCAGACGGACCGGATAGGCATGTGA
- a CDS encoding class I SAM-dependent methyltransferase encodes METDELIFDFLGPDTIEMQKFIGDVWPEKIHARVLDLASGSGEHLFGFINKSIESVTVVDRSPESLQLLLNKHNDHGNMINTVCSDLNDWSCPQKFDIVHIGDNSIQMFPAYKNQFDIFRVIASSLSAEGVGMVNVTPVTEHQIMEYGGAPKVIKSLTIDGEAFEVYGEVKIDVFNQILMMYFTVYKNENETSRCTCRCRMLLKHEIEEMAKAAGLKIVQVKQQKLKRGNDSYYYLLQLNQ; translated from the coding sequence ATGGAGACAGACGAACTGATTTTTGATTTTCTAGGTCCGGATACGATTGAAATGCAAAAGTTTATTGGTGATGTCTGGCCTGAGAAGATACATGCAAGGGTTTTGGACCTGGCTTCAGGGAGTGGTGAACACTTATTTGGTTTTATAAACAAGTCTATTGAATCTGTAACTGTAGTTGATCGTTCGCCGGAATCGTTGCAATTGTTGCTCAACAAGCATAACGATCATGGAAATATGATTAATACGGTATGCTCTGACTTAAATGATTGGTCTTGCCCTCAAAAATTTGACATCGTACACATTGGGGATAATTCTATCCAAATGTTCCCTGCGTATAAAAACCAATTTGATATTTTTAGAGTAATTGCTTCAAGTTTATCAGCCGAAGGGGTTGGAATGGTTAATGTTACGCCAGTGACGGAACATCAAATCATGGAATATGGCGGGGCACCTAAAGTGATTAAATCACTGACTATCGACGGGGAAGCATTTGAAGTATATGGAGAAGTCAAAATCGATGTTTTTAATCAGATCTTAATGATGTATTTCACAGTTTATAAAAATGAAAATGAAACCAGCCGTTGTACCTGTCGATGTCGGATGTTATTGAAACATGAAATAGAGGAGATGGCAAAGGCTGCTGGACTAAAAATAGTGCAAGTTAAACAACAGAAACTTAAACGGGGAAACGATTCTTACTATTACCTATTGCAACTCAATCAATAG
- a CDS encoding glutamate-cysteine ligase family protein — MSKTVTLNPTALMNRAFLRQLRQLEKNILVTKNNLSGIMGFETEYLLFDFEFNLVDEKVRNRVIENATFIKREIGASQIELVSRPFTLAEGLENLINEMQEMEQEAAAIAHAQNNRLARLGTYPGSFTDLEITDDRENYQMILDQFKSSRKHHLELHLGEVDLSSRVHELISGCQSTQMNVQVNYNQAAIDLLNKTIEISPLFIAIGANSPILDRRLTGLLETRNLIWEIGYDLRTYSEFLAALSTRVSFPHQYYANFHNYWATLYQQKHMKSDPRYAFSLNQKMNWKIARLKLVGGSGKPTACLLETRFIPIQPTLREDIALHLGVYALLDLSLSKGGERLLPVTFVKENFRRASCYGIDCELYYFTSDGKRITEYAATELINRAGERICDYWKRKSSSTATLVEEVLSKRLRVGPPALSLINNIRGNSKNTLLGTQEIKRIVSQNCIPVNEGS, encoded by the coding sequence ATGTCCAAAACCGTTACATTGAATCCAACGGCGTTAATGAACAGGGCATTTTTACGACAACTTAGACAGCTTGAAAAAAATATTTTGGTTACTAAAAATAATTTATCCGGAATTATGGGTTTTGAAACCGAATACCTTCTTTTTGATTTTGAGTTTAATTTGGTAGATGAAAAGGTCCGGAATCGTGTAATTGAAAATGCAACATTTATAAAACGGGAAATAGGTGCCAGCCAAATTGAATTGGTATCCCGTCCTTTCACACTTGCAGAGGGACTTGAAAATCTTATAAATGAAATGCAGGAAATGGAGCAAGAGGCGGCAGCCATAGCACATGCCCAAAATAATAGACTGGCGCGTCTTGGTACCTATCCTGGTTCATTTACTGACTTGGAAATTACAGATGACCGGGAAAATTATCAAATGATACTCGACCAGTTTAAAAGTTCAAGAAAACATCACCTTGAGCTTCATTTGGGAGAAGTTGATCTATCAAGTCGTGTTCATGAGCTAATTAGCGGGTGTCAGTCGACACAAATGAATGTACAGGTTAACTATAATCAGGCTGCTATTGATCTTTTGAACAAGACGATTGAGATCTCACCTCTCTTTATTGCCATTGGGGCCAATTCTCCGATTTTGGACAGGCGATTAACCGGATTGCTCGAAACTCGTAACCTGATTTGGGAGATTGGTTATGATTTGCGGACCTATTCTGAATTTTTGGCAGCTCTGTCTACTCGCGTTTCATTTCCTCATCAATATTATGCAAATTTCCATAATTATTGGGCAACTTTGTATCAACAAAAACATATGAAATCCGATCCACGGTATGCATTTAGCCTCAATCAAAAAATGAATTGGAAAATTGCGAGATTAAAACTGGTAGGTGGCAGCGGTAAGCCCACAGCATGCTTGCTTGAAACGCGATTTATACCGATCCAGCCAACACTTCGGGAAGATATTGCGTTGCATCTCGGAGTCTATGCGCTTTTGGATTTAAGCCTAAGCAAAGGCGGAGAAAGACTTCTTCCCGTTACTTTTGTGAAGGAAAACTTCAGGAGGGCTTCATGCTACGGAATTGACTGTGAGCTTTACTATTTTACATCCGACGGTAAAAGAATCACTGAGTATGCAGCCACGGAATTAATAAATAGAGCTGGCGAGCGTATTTGTGATTATTGGAAAAGAAAATCTTCTTCAACTGCAACACTTGTGGAGGAGGTACTAAGCAAGCGACTTAGAGTAGGCCCTCCAGCCTTATCACTAATAAACAATATCAGGGGGAACTCGAAAAATACACTTCTTGGAACGCAAGAAATAAAGCGAATAGTGTCGCAAAATTGTATTCCTGTCAATGAGGGATCGTAA
- a CDS encoding ATP-grasp domain-containing protein: protein MSANSSRAIFLLEPCFFGEKYIEFAAELELIVIVIRREGGPKVEKAHLVHFEIISDITDAESTYLKMEYFFSQHPDISRNSGIVPGHDYAVPVAAIISQKFGWNSIRPDVAHNARSKECMRNGLKGSQYVSNPDYHLYHSVSELKEQLDQIQFPAIVKPVDMTSSMLVKCVQTSEQLIRQAEKIIQNEDNFGYPSNLSFLVEEYIRGQEYSFEAFMFKGACKFAHITEKMKTPLPYFVELQHTLPASMESSKYTQLLNSFINLMAELGITEGPCHLEFVLSRGHIYIIEYSTRLAGDRITDLYSLSYGVNLHKASILCALGERPDEYLHETRNDISRIRYFHQKSGKIKQISGVEEARRLPGVIEIVIEKKEGDTVPDEMTSSMDRYGFFVLKADTYDELEKVSHQVEDTIQFVMERETTYEKQKG, encoded by the coding sequence ATGTCTGCTAATAGTTCAAGGGCTATATTTTTACTGGAGCCTTGTTTTTTTGGAGAAAAATATATTGAATTTGCCGCTGAACTTGAGTTGATTGTAATTGTCATTCGAAGAGAAGGCGGCCCCAAGGTGGAGAAGGCGCATCTGGTACATTTTGAAATCATCAGTGACATTACAGATGCCGAGTCTACTTACTTGAAAATGGAGTATTTTTTCAGTCAGCATCCGGATATATCCCGCAACTCGGGTATTGTACCTGGTCACGACTATGCAGTACCGGTCGCCGCGATTATCTCCCAAAAGTTTGGCTGGAATTCCATTCGCCCAGATGTAGCCCATAATGCCCGCAGCAAAGAGTGTATGAGAAACGGGCTAAAAGGTTCTCAGTATGTATCCAATCCAGATTACCATTTGTATCACAGCGTATCCGAACTAAAGGAGCAGTTGGACCAGATCCAATTCCCCGCTATTGTTAAACCCGTTGATATGACAAGTAGTATGTTAGTCAAATGTGTGCAAACATCTGAACAATTAATTAGGCAGGCCGAAAAGATTATTCAGAATGAGGATAACTTCGGTTATCCATCGAATCTTTCATTTCTAGTAGAAGAATATATCAGAGGCCAGGAATATAGCTTCGAGGCTTTTATGTTTAAAGGTGCTTGTAAATTTGCCCATATTACTGAAAAAATGAAAACTCCCCTTCCTTATTTTGTTGAGCTACAGCATACCCTTCCAGCATCTATGGAATCTTCAAAATACACTCAATTATTAAACAGCTTCATAAATCTTATGGCTGAGCTTGGAATTACAGAAGGACCCTGTCATTTGGAATTTGTGCTGTCCAGGGGACATATTTATATTATCGAATATTCTACTCGTCTTGCAGGGGACCGTATAACTGATTTGTATAGCTTGAGTTACGGAGTAAATCTGCATAAGGCTTCGATTTTGTGCGCTTTGGGAGAAAGACCGGATGAGTACCTGCATGAAACCCGAAACGATATTTCAAGAATCCGTTATTTCCATCAAAAGAGTGGAAAAATCAAACAAATATCAGGGGTGGAAGAAGCCAGACGTTTGCCGGGTGTCATAGAGATTGTTATAGAAAAGAAGGAGGGAGATACAGTACCGGATGAGATGACTAGCAGTATGGACAGATATGGTTTTTTTGTTCTTAAAGCTGATACTTATGATGAATTAGAGAAAGTGAGCCACCAAGTTGAAGATACGATCCAATTTGTGATGGAAAGAGAGACTACTTATGAAAAGCAAAAAGGATGA
- a CDS encoding B12-binding domain-containing radical SAM protein, translated as MKSKKDENQFEILLINPPLWYYQSVPPDITAAAALLHHQGVGTKIRDLNLESFHYFFRGRSDIITHLTDTELFYNFEHLEETCQKIAEIYDRISEQISPAVLRWNLYDPGVDLRNIDEVLRIAEQKEHNPYFDFFKEILPDLVPEGVKVVAISIFHPDQVIPLFSLTSLLKEYNSNLHIHLFGNLEDQINTKILVRNLPDKEYHLLFSHVDSFGLGNEHYRLSELVRAVEDSSKLEELSWLLTQKELQPYIEETNKHYYTNKITLPVLSSLPASALMPEEVLNVAASVSCYWKGCTYCSIKEHGTYQKESIESILQLMENFSKQQTFSVLRFRDCCISPTDLEKIATQIVERKLILSWACRARLEKGFNSRLFELLNRAGCIMISFGVETFETRVSRLMNKGIDLEYAPVLIKSCYEAGIAVKLTAMIGFPGETSEEALANQARLRELFPYCIDIRYNRFILFENSPIAADPAMYSIQKIPFNNRQHLRFYSEFSRESGMTQVQADIQAAEFEQEIKQTYAFFLSEEHLLLYLKKWGLSFCMNLVNARSLYQ; from the coding sequence ATGAAAAGCAAAAAGGATGAAAATCAATTCGAAATTTTGCTGATTAATCCACCCTTATGGTACTACCAGTCTGTGCCACCCGATATTACGGCTGCGGCTGCTTTATTACATCACCAAGGAGTGGGTACCAAAATCCGTGATTTAAATTTGGAATCATTTCATTACTTTTTTCGGGGACGTTCGGACATCATCACTCATCTTACGGACACTGAACTGTTTTATAATTTTGAACATTTAGAAGAAACCTGCCAAAAAATCGCTGAGATTTATGATCGTATTAGTGAACAGATTTCACCCGCGGTGCTGCGATGGAATTTATATGATCCGGGAGTGGATCTACGTAATATTGATGAGGTACTAAGGATTGCCGAACAGAAGGAACACAATCCATATTTTGATTTTTTCAAAGAAATTTTACCGGATCTTGTCCCTGAAGGCGTCAAGGTGGTTGCTATTTCAATTTTTCATCCAGATCAGGTTATTCCCTTATTTTCGTTGACTTCATTGTTAAAAGAATATAACTCTAATCTACACATTCATCTGTTCGGCAATCTGGAGGATCAGATTAATACAAAAATATTAGTGCGAAATCTTCCAGATAAGGAGTATCATTTGTTGTTTTCTCATGTGGATTCGTTTGGCTTGGGAAATGAGCATTATCGATTGAGCGAACTGGTTAGAGCTGTTGAGGATTCATCTAAGTTGGAAGAACTATCTTGGTTACTTACTCAAAAAGAACTTCAACCTTATATTGAAGAAACTAATAAACACTATTACACCAATAAAATAACATTACCCGTTTTATCTTCTCTTCCTGCAAGTGCTCTAATGCCGGAAGAGGTTTTAAATGTAGCTGCGTCTGTAAGTTGTTACTGGAAGGGATGTACTTATTGTTCTATTAAAGAGCATGGTACTTATCAGAAAGAGAGTATTGAGAGTATCCTGCAATTAATGGAGAATTTTTCAAAACAACAGACATTTTCGGTATTACGATTCAGAGACTGCTGTATTTCACCCACAGATTTAGAGAAAATAGCAACTCAAATTGTAGAAAGGAAGCTTATATTATCCTGGGCCTGTCGTGCCAGACTGGAAAAGGGTTTTAATTCCCGATTGTTTGAACTGTTAAACCGTGCAGGATGCATCATGATCTCTTTTGGAGTAGAGACCTTTGAAACAAGGGTATCCAGACTGATGAACAAAGGAATAGATCTTGAATATGCGCCTGTGCTGATTAAGAGTTGCTATGAGGCTGGGATTGCGGTGAAATTAACAGCGATGATCGGGTTTCCAGGTGAAACCAGTGAAGAAGCTCTTGCTAATCAAGCACGGCTACGGGAACTGTTTCCCTATTGTATAGATATCCGATATAACCGTTTTATTCTATTTGAAAATTCTCCTATTGCTGCCGATCCTGCTATGTATTCCATTCAAAAAATACCTTTTAACAATCGCCAGCATTTACGATTTTATAGTGAGTTTAGCAGGGAAAGTGGGATGACACAGGTGCAAGCAGATATACAGGCTGCTGAGTTTGAACAGGAAATTAAACAAACTTATGCTTTTTTTCTGTCAGAAGAACATTTGCTTTTATATTTGAAAAAATGGGGACTTTCTTTTTGTATGAATCTTGTAAATGCCAGGTCTCTCTATCAATAA
- a CDS encoding ATP-grasp domain-containing protein, whose product MDKHYVIFAKFENFSRIVNEGLSSLRYEKTLITNNQRLIERCSDHYHHFLCVEDLTSPQVVEFILTLHDEKPVNGIFSESEDLVQFTALLRERLGLTCGVIGRDGDFFRDKVKMKNHLAQEKVILIPEYRTVHHFADAIDFLSKHAPEAIIKPIDGAGSLHTFRVHLDNIHEYEQLLNDHAGKFEIEQYIDGKMFHMDSVVYNNQVAFTSVACYTHSTLECREGKPLCGYFYPDHEMPLVQQLIAANNKVLSAMPITSGVAHTELLVTKQQEILFCETAARIAGGGIIFGIEDTCGVNPLLEGARAFVGEQPLFNQYYPQTNGGYLLLYKKKGRVKHVTPSSDFLQIQGVKRADILPQVGDCLSFSGSSGDVAGVVTWSVDSFEENERIRNEIEHLWELEMEVSLFDEEGEA is encoded by the coding sequence ATGGATAAACATTATGTAATTTTCGCGAAATTCGAAAACTTTTCTCGTATTGTGAATGAAGGCTTGAGCTCTTTAAGGTATGAAAAAACGTTGATTACTAATAATCAACGTTTGATTGAGCGTTGTAGTGATCATTATCACCATTTCTTGTGTGTCGAAGATTTAACATCACCTCAAGTTGTTGAGTTTATACTAACACTGCATGATGAAAAGCCCGTGAACGGTATTTTTTCCGAGAGTGAGGATTTGGTGCAGTTTACCGCTTTGCTTAGAGAGCGATTGGGTCTTACGTGTGGAGTCATCGGGAGAGATGGTGATTTTTTTAGAGATAAGGTAAAAATGAAAAATCATCTTGCTCAAGAGAAAGTTATTCTTATTCCTGAATATCGAACCGTTCACCACTTTGCTGATGCAATCGACTTTTTATCTAAACATGCTCCCGAGGCCATTATTAAACCAATTGACGGAGCGGGGTCCCTTCATACGTTTCGGGTTCATTTGGATAACATCCACGAATATGAACAATTGCTTAACGACCATGCCGGAAAATTTGAGATTGAACAATATATTGATGGAAAAATGTTCCATATGGATAGCGTTGTATATAATAACCAAGTTGCATTCACTTCAGTTGCCTGCTATACGCATAGCACTTTGGAATGCAGGGAGGGGAAGCCACTGTGCGGGTATTTTTACCCTGACCATGAGATGCCCTTGGTCCAACAGCTTATCGCGGCAAATAACAAAGTATTGAGTGCAATGCCGATCACAAGTGGAGTAGCTCATACTGAACTATTAGTCACTAAGCAGCAGGAGATCTTATTTTGCGAAACAGCGGCACGAATTGCAGGCGGAGGAATTATTTTTGGTATAGAGGATACATGTGGAGTAAACCCGCTACTGGAGGGGGCTCGCGCTTTTGTCGGCGAACAGCCGCTTTTCAATCAATATTATCCACAGACGAATGGCGGGTATCTGCTGCTCTATAAGAAGAAAGGAAGGGTTAAACACGTCACCCCAAGCTCTGACTTTCTTCAGATACAAGGTGTGAAGCGGGCTGATATTTTACCACAAGTGGGTGACTGCTTGTCTTTTAGCGGCAGTTCCGGTGATGTGGCTGGAGTTGTGACTTGGTCAGTTGATTCTTTTGAGGAAAATGAGCGTATTCGTAATGAGATTGAGCATTTATGGGAACTTGAAATGGAAGTAAGCCTGTTTGATGAGGAAGGGGAAGCGTAG
- a CDS encoding MFS transporter: MVKKFESQVRLFGLLRFLNTFYVYNSILVFYFSNMIKLNYTQIGIVMASYYTASILFDIPTGMIGDLIGKKKAILIGAIFQCIGIFLMGSLQTYMLLIIAHIIFALGSSFISGSEQGLIYKLHEKHDKLDVLNRSYGKIFSASILSTIAAALLSSVVIQYSYSVTFYISAFSNFLAVFFVCLVHEERVYEDKTGKKAFQRVRPLQIMKESFQEIRVNRQLLLFSIYYIFTAIILTSVFFQYQPYLQHLKISPTFFGVIYALFGIIPLISAQLSHLIKGKYIYILNPLILAVVFLGMALTKSIWLGIVLICLFRFNWGIIIPKIQSHIDTSITSETSRATTVSTVYSVHNLLLSMMLIISGHLIESYSIAVLLIIYSLFSLLFCLYVFIFRRSYNNTEVPSKSTLMMDSKEL, from the coding sequence GTGGTTAAAAAGTTTGAAAGTCAGGTCAGATTATTTGGTTTATTGAGGTTTCTGAACACATTCTATGTATATAATTCCATTTTGGTTTTCTATTTTAGTAATATGATTAAGCTTAACTATACCCAAATTGGGATTGTAATGGCCAGTTACTATACGGCATCCATACTATTTGACATACCCACGGGAATGATCGGAGACCTGATTGGGAAGAAAAAGGCTATCCTTATCGGAGCGATTTTTCAATGTATTGGTATCTTTCTTATGGGATCATTACAAACTTATATGCTACTTATTATAGCTCATATCATTTTTGCATTGGGCTCATCCTTCATATCAGGTTCGGAACAAGGCTTGATTTATAAGCTTCATGAAAAGCATGACAAGCTTGATGTCTTGAACCGTAGCTACGGAAAAATTTTTTCAGCAAGTATTTTGTCTACGATTGCTGCTGCTCTTCTAAGCTCAGTAGTTATTCAATATAGCTATTCGGTTACTTTTTACATTTCGGCATTCTCTAATTTTTTAGCGGTGTTTTTTGTGTGTCTGGTTCATGAGGAGAGAGTTTATGAAGACAAAACAGGTAAAAAAGCGTTTCAACGAGTTCGCCCTCTACAAATAATGAAGGAATCCTTTCAGGAAATCAGAGTCAACAGGCAACTACTATTATTTTCTATTTACTATATATTCACAGCTATCATTCTAACCTCAGTATTCTTTCAATATCAACCCTATCTACAGCATTTAAAAATTTCACCGACTTTTTTTGGAGTTATTTATGCTCTTTTCGGCATTATTCCACTCATCTCTGCTCAGTTATCACATTTAATCAAAGGGAAGTATATATATATACTTAATCCTTTGATCCTTGCTGTTGTTTTTTTAGGGATGGCGTTAACCAAGTCCATTTGGCTTGGGATCGTATTGATTTGTTTGTTTCGGTTTAACTGGGGGATCATTATTCCAAAAATACAAAGTCACATTGATACCAGCATCACGAGCGAAACTAGCAGGGCGACAACCGTATCTACTGTGTACAGTGTACATAATCTTCTCCTATCTATGATGCTTATCATCAGTGGGCATCTTATTGAAAGCTACAGTATTGCTGTACTCCTGATTATCTATTCCTTGTTTAGCCTTTTATTTTGCTTGTATGTCTTCATTTTCCGTAGAAGCTACAACAACACAGAGGTACCCTCTAAAAGCACTTTAATGATGGATTCGAAGGAGTTGTAG